A window of Elusimicrobiota bacterium contains these coding sequences:
- a CDS encoding ATP-binding protein, with protein MFGRSLKISKSMSFLLFGARGTGKSTLLKALFPQKKPADAFFIDLLQDDEYVRFSTKPGLLGQVVEGLPKTVQWVIIDEVQKVPKLLDEVHRQIFSKRVRFALTGSSARKLKRGQANLLAGRALVHHLYPLTEKELGKTFDLAAALSHGTLPDVIPLVTIEERAAYLRAYVSTYLKEEIVAEQVVRKMPPFLRFLPTLGQMNGEIINYSRMARDAGVDDMTVRSYFSILEDTLIGFFLEPYHHSIRKRQRESSKFYLFDTGVARSLQGMGTAPLVEGSSAYGKAFEHFVILEIRRRAEYLGKEWRYSYLRTSSESAEIDLIIERPGDKTVLLELKSSRLVSDTEIHRLQSFKKDFAHAEAFVFSHEPVPRKVNGVDVFPWSQGLAALGI; from the coding sequence ATGTTCGGAAGATCGCTGAAAATTTCGAAATCCATGAGTTTTTTGCTTTTTGGCGCCCGTGGCACGGGGAAATCCACCCTATTAAAAGCACTCTTTCCTCAAAAGAAGCCGGCCGATGCTTTTTTTATTGACCTTTTACAGGACGACGAATACGTACGATTTTCCACAAAACCTGGCTTGTTGGGACAAGTTGTGGAAGGCCTCCCCAAAACAGTCCAGTGGGTTATTATTGACGAAGTTCAAAAAGTGCCCAAACTGTTGGATGAGGTGCATCGTCAGATATTTTCGAAACGCGTGCGATTTGCCCTGACAGGGTCGAGCGCGCGCAAATTGAAAAGGGGACAAGCCAATCTCTTGGCGGGACGAGCCCTCGTGCACCACCTCTATCCCCTCACCGAAAAGGAACTGGGAAAAACTTTCGACCTTGCCGCCGCCCTGTCCCACGGGACGTTGCCGGATGTTATTCCTCTCGTGACCATTGAGGAGCGCGCGGCGTATTTGCGCGCTTACGTCTCGACCTATCTCAAGGAAGAAATTGTGGCGGAGCAAGTGGTTCGAAAAATGCCGCCCTTTCTACGATTCCTGCCGACCCTGGGACAGATGAACGGCGAGATCATCAATTACAGCCGCATGGCCCGTGACGCTGGCGTGGACGATATGACCGTGCGCAGTTATTTCTCTATTCTGGAAGACACACTTATTGGTTTTTTTCTGGAGCCCTACCACCACTCCATTCGAAAACGCCAACGCGAGTCCAGCAAGTTTTATCTCTTTGACACAGGGGTGGCCCGCTCTCTTCAAGGGATGGGGACCGCCCCCTTGGTGGAAGGCAGTTCGGCCTACGGAAAAGCGTTTGAGCATTTCGTCATTCTTGAAATTCGTCGGCGCGCGGAATATCTCGGAAAAGAATGGCGCTATTCTTATCTTCGGACGTCTTCCGAAAGCGCCGAAATCGATTTAATCATTGAGCGCCCGGGGGATAAAACCGTTTTGCTGGAACTAAAGTCCTCGCGGTTGGTCTCGGACACCGAGATCCATCGACTTCAATCGTTCAAAAAAGATTTTGCCCACGCGGAAGCCTTTGTCTTCTCCCATGAACCTGTTCCACGAAAAGTAAACGGAGTCGATGTGTTTCCCTGGTCTCAGGGACTCGCGGCGTTGGGTATTTGA